The Fuscovulum sp. sequence CCTTCCCCCTTGGATGGGGAAGGGAGAAGGGGGATCAGATGGAAAGCACGGCGCGGGGCATGGCTTTGGTCCGGTGATCAAGGGATCGGGGGCCATGTGGCCCCCGGCAGGCAGGTGTCACACTGTCATGGTGGCGGCGACGGCACGGCCCCAGCGCGTGTATTTGGCATCCCGGGTGGCGGCGTCCATCGCGGGGGTGAAGCGGCGTTCCAGCGCCCATGTCTTTTGGAATTCGGCAGGGGCTGGGCAGAGGCCCGCCTTGAGGCCGGCGAGATAGGCGGCACCCAGCGCGGTGGTTTCAGTGACGACAGGGCGATCGACCGGCGCGCCGAGGATGTCGGAGAGGAATTGCATGGCCCAATCGCTGGCCGTCATGCCGCCATCGACGCGCAAGACGCCATCGGCGGCGGCGCCCCAGTCAGAGCGCATTGCCTCAAGAAGGTCGCGGGTCTGGTAGCCGACGCTTTCCAGTGCGGCCTTTGCGAGTTCGGCGGGGCCGGAATTGCGGGTCAGGCCATAGACCGCGCCGCGACAATCGGGGCGCCAGTAGGGTGCGCCGAGGCCGGTGAAGGCAGGGACGAGGATCACGTCCTGTGTCGGGTCGGCGGCATCGGCGAGGGGCTGGGTTTCCTTTGCCTCACGGATGATCTTGAGCCCATCGCGGAGCCATTGGACGACCGCGCCTGCGATGAAGATGGAGCCTTCGAGGGCGTAGGTCGTCTTGCCATCCAGCCGGTAGGCGATGGTGGTGAGCAGGCGGTTCTTTGACGGCACCATGTCAGCGCCGGTGTTCAGAAGCGCAAAACAGCCGGTGCCGTAGGTGGATTTCATCATTCCCGGCGCGAAACAGGCCTGGCCCACGGTGGCGGCCTGCTGGTCACCGGCGACGCCAAGGATCGGGATTTCGCGACCGAACAGATCGGCGCGCGTGGTTCCGTAATCGGCGGCGCAGTCGCGAACATCGGGCAGGAGGGACATGGGGATGTCCAGAAGGGCGCAGATGTCGGCGTCCCATTCGCCCTTGGCGATGTTGTAAATGAGTGTGCGGGCGGCGTTTGTGGCGTCGGTGGCGTGGACCTTGCCGCCTGTGAGTTTCCAGATGAGGAAGGTATCGACAGTGCCGAAGGCAAGCTCGCCCTTGGCCGCGCGGGCGCGGGCGCCGGGGACGTGGTCAAGCAGCCATTTGATCTTTGTCCCGGAGAAATAGGGATCAAGGAGCAGGCCCGTGCGGGCGGTGATCATCGGTTCATGTCCCGCGTCTTTTAGCGCGGTGCAGGTGTCGGCGGTGCGGCGATCCTGCCAGACAATGGCGCGGTGGATCGGCTCGCCGGTGGCGCGGTCCCAGATGAGGGTGGTTTCGCGCTGATTGGTGATGCCGATTGCGGCGATGTCGGTGGTGCTGATGCCTGCCTTTTCGATCACGGCGCGGGCGGTGCCGGCGACAGTGGACCACAGATCGGACGGGTCATGTTCCACCCAGCCGGAGGCGGGGTAGTGCTGGGGGAATTCCTCTTGTGCGACGGCCTTAACGGCAAGGGATGCGTCGAAGATGATCGCGCGCGAAGAGGTGGTGCCCTGATCAATGGCGAGGATATGGGTCATGCGGGGCCTCCCTTGGCTGTGCTGTCCCTGCGCGGGATTCTGGTTGGTGCGATGCGCCTTGCGGCGGCGTTGGTGCCCGGCGCGCCGTGATGGCGGCGCGCCGGGAGAAGGGGTCAGTCTTTCTGGATCATCTGCATTACGGCGACAAGGACGATGCCGTAGAGCATGTGGCCGACAAGGGCGACCCAGGTGATACCGGTGAAGTTGAGGAAGAAGGGCAGTCCGGCGATGGCCGTGATCCCGCCGATGGCAAAGACCCACAGGCCGAAGCCGTAGATCGTCGAGGGCAGGAGCCAATGCGATTGGCCAATCACCTTGCGCCAGATGGGCGCAAAGATGAACAGCCAGCCGACCGGATAGCCGATCAGCCCGACGAGATAGAAGTGCATGAAATAGCCCGCAAAATCGCTGTTGGGCAGGCCAAGTGCGCCGAGCAGGCTTTTGGCTAGGCCATGGGGCGAAAGGGTAGCGAAGCCCAAGGCGGGGCTGATCAGTTGCCCCCAAAGATCGAAGGCGTTGCTGGCAAAAAAGCCCGCGACGAAGAGAAGGCCGAGTGTTTGGGCGTTGATGGCTGGCAATGTGCCCGAGCGGGGGGATGTGGAAGATGCGATCGACATGGTGGGTTCCGTCCTCTGGAGTTACGTCAGGCCGTTACTCCTGCGACAGCCGCACCGTTACGGTTGTCACGGCATCGTGCGTGGAATGATACAATCGTGGCATCACCGCATTGGTCCCTTGTTCTCGATAGGTGCATCACCCGGAGATCTGGCCAGTCGGGATGGCCGGACGACACCCACCCGAGGCCGAGTTTGATGTGTCATCCGCCTTGCAGGCAGAAGCGGGCGGGGCTTTCGCCCCGCCCGTCAGATCAGCCCTGCTGCCAGGACTTGATCAGTTCGTCATAGGAGATCGTTTCGCCCTGGGGCTTTTCGTTCTCCAGCGGGCCGACGGGCGAACCGGGTTCGTCGATCCAGACCTGCGGATCCTGCGGTTCGTTCATCTTCGGGCCGATGTCACCCTGCACGCCTGCGCGTTCCAGACGTTCCAGCACCTTTTCCTGCTCTTCGCACAGGGCATCGAGCGCCTCTTGCGGGGTTTTGGCCCCCGACATGGCGTCGCCGATGTTCTGCCACCACAGCTGGGCCAGCTTCGGATAGTCAGGAACGTTGGTGCCGGTGGGCGACCACTGCACGCGGGCCGGGCTGCGGTAGAATTCGACCAGACCGCCAAGCTGCGGCGCACGATCCGTGAAGGACTGGTGCTGGATGGTCGATTCACGCGCGAAGGTCAGGCCGACATGCGACTTCTTCACGTCCACGGTTTTCGAGGTGACGAACTGGGCATAGAGCCATGCGGCCTGAGCGCGATCGACCGGGGTCGATTGCATCAGGGTCCACGAACCCACGTCCTGATAGCCAACCTTCATGCCGTCCTGCCAGTAGGCGCCGTGCGGCGAGGGGGCCATGCGCCACTTGGGCGTGCCATCCTCGTTCATGACGGGCAGGCCCGGCTTGACCATGTCGGCGGTGAAGGCGGTGTACCAGAACATCTGCTGGGCGATAGAGCCCTGGGCAGGAACCGGACCGGCTTCGCCGAAGGTCATCCCTTGCGCTTCCGGCGGGGTGAACCGCTGGAGCCAGTCGATGGCCTTGGTCACGGCATAGACGGCGGCGGCGTCGTTGGTGGCACCGCCACGCGCAACGCAGGAGCCGACAGGCTGCGAGTTTTCGTTCACGCGGATGCCCCATTCATCGACCGGAAGGCCGTTGGGTTCACCCACATCGCCCATGCCGGCCATGGACATCCACGCATCGGTGTAGCGCCAGCCGAGGGACGGGTCCTTTTTGCCGTAGTCCATGTTGCCAAAGACGCCGGTTGCCGGGCCACCCGCATAGGACATGTCGCGGCCGGTGAAGAATTCGGCGATGTCCTCGTATGCGGACCAGTTCAGCGGAACGCCCAAGTCATAGCCGTACTTGGCCTTAAAGTCGTCCTTGGTTTTCTGATCGTTGAACCAGTCATAGCGGAACCAGTAGAGGTTCGCGAACTGCTGGTCGGGCAGCTGATAGAGCTTGCCGTCCGGGGCGGTCGTGAACTTGGTACCGATGAAATCGGCCAGATCGAGGTTCGGGTTGGTGACCGCTGCGCCTTCGCCTGCCATCCAGTCGGTCAGGTTGCGGGCCTGCTGATAGCGCCAGTGGGTGCCGATCAGGTCAGAGTCGTTGATGTAGGCGTCATAGATGTTCTCGCCCGACTGCATCTGCGTCTGCAGCTTTTCCACCACGTCGCCTTCGCCGATCAGGTCATGGGTGACCTTGATGCCGGTGATGGCGGTGAAGGCCGGAGCAAGGACCTTGGCTTCGTATTCGTGGGTGGTGATGGTTTCCGACACCACCTTGATGTCCATGCCCGCGAAGGGGGCAGCGGCGTCGATGAACCACTGCATTTCCGCCTCTTGATCGGCGCGGGACAGGGTGGATTGATCGCCGATTTCAGCATCGAGGAAGGCCTTGGCGGCCTCCATGTCAGCCCAGGCCGGGGCCGAGCCGAAGGCAATGAGCGCAAGCGCCATCGCCGTTGCGGTTTGTCTGAGTCTCATTCGTTTTCCTCCCAGAAGTTGAGACGTGTCGTCTTCGTTTCGCCGGGGGGGAAGGGTCGCATCCATCCCCCCCGGCGCTTTCATGCCTTGGATCACACCCAGCGGAAGACCGCTGCGGCGTAGATCAGGCAACAGATCAGCGCGCCCGTGAGGGGCGCACCGAAGGCGAAGAGCCAGCCCACACAGATGAAGGCCGACCCGAGAAGGGAAATGAACAGCCGGTCACCGCGCGTGGTTTCGATCCGCAGGATGCCGCGGCGCGGGGTTTCGGGGTAACGGATCGCCAGCAGCGTGAAGAGGATCAGCAGGCAGGCGATGCAATAGAAGAACAAGGCGATGGGGAAGGTCCAGGCCATCCAGCCGCCTTCAATCAGCGGGGCGAACCAGTCGATCCCGTCTTCGGTGCGGGGCACGGCGGCAAGAAGGGCGGCAAAGATCGCCGCAAGCGCCGCGAAGGTGGTCAGGTAGATCGTGTTCCAGCGGGTTTTGGTCATGGTTGTTCCCCCGTCACACGCGGCCCAGGGCAAAGCCCTTGGCGATGTAGTTGCGTACGAAGTAGATCACCAAGGCACCCGGCACGATGGTCAGCACCCCTGCGGCGGCCAGCACGCCCCAATCCATACCAGACGCGGATACGGTGCGGGTCATGGTGGCGGCGATGGGTTTGGCGTTGACCGAAGTCAGCGTGCGCGACAGCAACAGTTCCACCCATGAGAACATGAAACAGAAGAAGGCCGCGACGCCGATGCCTGAAGCGATGAGAGGCATGAAGATCTTCACGAAGAAATGCCCGAAGGAGTAGCCGTCGATATAGGCGGTTTCATCAATTTCCTTGGGCACGCCGCGCATGAAGCCTTCAAGGATCCAGACCGCGAGGGGGACGTTGAAAAGGCAATGCGCCAAGGCCACGGCGATGTGCGTGTCGAACAGGCCGACCGAGGAATAGAGCTGAAAGAACGGCAGGGCGAAGACGGCAGGCGGGGCCATGCGGTTGGTCAGCAGCCAGAAGAACAGGTGCTTGTCGCCCATGAAGCTGTAGCGCGAGAACGCATAGGCGGCAGGCAGGGCGACCGTCAGCGAGATCACCACGTTCATCGTGACGTAGATGATCGAGTTCACATAGCCCATGTACCAGGATGGATCGGTGAGGATCGTCACGTAGTTCTGGATCGTGAAATCGGCCGGGAACAGGGTGAAGGTCGAGGTGATCTCGGTATTGGTCTTGAAGCTCATGTTCACGAGCCAATAGATCGGGATCAGCAGGAACAGCAGGTAGAGCGTCATTACCAGGGCGGAGCCGCGCAGGCGCATGTTACTTGCCCTCTTCTTTGTCGAGGTTGGTCATCACGGTGTAGAACACCCAGCTCACCAGCAAGATCACGAGGAAATACATGATCGAGAAGGCGGCGGCGGGGCCAAGGTCGAACTGGCCCACGGCCATCTTCACGAGGTCGATGGACAGGAAGGTGGTCGCGTTGCCGGGGCCACCGCCGGTGACGACGAAGGGTTCGGTATAGATCATGAAGCTGTCCATGAAGCGCAGCAGGACCGCGATCAGCAGCACGCCCGCCATCTTGGGCAGTTCGATGTAGCGGAACACGCTCCAACGGCTGGCCTGATCCACGCGGGCGGCCTGATAATAGGCCTCGGGGATGGATTGCAGGCCTGCATAGCAAAGGAGCGCGACCAAGCTGGTCCAGTGCCAGACATCCATGACCACCACGGTTACCCAGGCGTCGATGGGATCGTTGGTGTAGTTGTAGTCGATGCCAAGCTCGGCCAGATAGTGGCCCAGAAGGCCGATATCGACGCGACCAAAGATCTGCCAGATGGTGCCCACAACGTTGAACGGGATCAGCAGCGGCAATGCCATGAGAACAAGGCAGACCGAGGCCCAGAAGCCTTTTTTCGGCATGTTCAGGGCGATGTAGATGCCCAGAGGCACCTCGATGGCCAGAATGATGGCCGAGAACAGGATCTGCCGCCCCAGCGCGCCATGCAGGCGGTCGGAGGTGACCATTTCCTCAAACCACTCCAGCCCCGCCCAGAAGAACTGGTTGTCGCCGAAGGTATCGTTGACCGAATAGTTCACCACCGTCATCAGCGGGATGATGGCCGAGAAGGCCACCACGACGAGGACAGGCAGGACAAGGAACCAGGCCTTGTTGTTCTGGGTCTTTTCCATCAGGCGGCCCCCCCGAGCGGTGCGACGCGCCAGTCGTCGGCATAGACATTGATACGGTCGGGTGTGAACCGGACATGGGTCAGTTCTGCGCCCACGGCCATGCCTTCGGGGGCGATCACGTTGACGGTGCTGCCCGCGACTTCGCCGCGGATGATGCGGTGGCGGCCCACGTCTTCGACGCGTTTGATGGTGATGGGCAGGCCATCGCCTGCGGTCAGCACGGCATATTCAGGGCGGATGCCGATCTGGGTGCGGCCCGTGATTGGCCCGTAGGCCGCACCCAGCGGCACAGCCGCGCCTTGCAGATGCGCGGTGTCGCCCCGGACGTCGGCGGGCAGAAGGTTCATGCCCGGCGAGCCGATGAAATAGCCCACAAAGGTATGGGCGGGGGTTTCAAAAAGGTCTTCTGGCGTGCCCATCTGCACGACGCGCCCGTCATACATCACCACCACCTTGTCGGCGAAGGTGAGCGCCTCGGTCTGGTCATGGGTGACGTAAATCATCGTATGGCCGAATTCGCGGTGCAGCTGTTTGAGCTGGGTGCGAAGCTCCCATTTCATGTGCGGGTCGATCACGGTGAGCGGTTCGTCGAAGAGGATGGCGTTGACATCTTCGCGCACCATGCCGCGGCCAAGGCTGATCTTCTGCTTGGCATCCGCCGTCAGACCGCGGGCCTTGCGATCCAGCGTCGCCTCCATCCCGATCATGGTGGCGATCTGGCCGACGCGCGCCTTGATATAGGCTGCGTCCATGCCCCGGTTGCGCAGCGGGAAGGCGAGGTTTTCGCGCACGGTCATGGTGTCGTAGACGACCGGGAACTGGAACACCTGCGCGATGTTGCGCTCGGCGGTTTCGGAGTCTGTCACGTCACGGTCGCCGAACAACACGCGGCCCTGAGACGGTTTCAGAAGGCCCGAGATGATGTTCAGCAGCGTGGTCTTGCCGCAGCCGGATGAGCCCAGAAGGGCATAGGCCCCGCCGTCCTGCCAGACGTGATCCATTTCCTTCAAGGCGAAGTCATGTTCGCCGCGCGGGTTGGGAAAGTAGCTGTGGGCGAGGTTCTTGAGGGTGATCTGTGCCATGGGTCAGGCTGCCGCCGCATAGGCCGCAGGTGCCGCGAGGCGGCCTTCGGCATCAAAGATGTAGACATGGGCGGGGTCGAGCCAGACGCTTACCTCATGTCCGGCGGTCAGGTCATGCACGCCATGTACTAGGCCGACCCAGCGGTCGGAGCCATGGGTCAGGTGCAGGAAGGTTTCCGATCCCGTGATCTCCGTCACGCCCAGTGTGCAGCGGAATTCGACCGCCTGCCCGGAATGGGTGTTCAGATGAAGATGATTGGCGCGGAAGCCGGCAGTGTAGCGGCCATCGGGCAGGGCGGCGAAGGGGCCGTCGGCGGGGGCATTGGCGTGGCCGCCGAAATTGACGCGGTGGCCTTCCTTGACGCAGGGGACGAAGTTCATCGGCGGATCGCTGAACACGCGCGCGGTGGTGGCGTCGGCGGGTTGGCGGTAGACGGTCGGGGTGGGGCCGAATTGCGTGACGCGGCCTTCCCAGAGCGTGGCGGTGTTGCCGCCCAGAAGCAGGGCTTCTTCGGGTTCGGTGGTGGCATAGACGAAGATCGCGCCGGATTCCTCAAATATGCGGGGGATTTCGGCGCGGAGTTCCTCGCGCAGTTTGTAATCGAGGTTGGCGAGGGGTTCGTCGAGCAGCACCAACCCTGCGCCTTTGACCAGTGCCCGCGCGAGGGCGCAGCGCTGTTGCTGGCCGCCCGACAGTTCCAGCGGTTTGCGGGTCAGCATCGGGGTGAGCTTGAGCATGTCGGCGGTTTCCATCACCGCGCGGTCAATCTCGGCCTTTGTTTTGCCCATCAGGCGGAGGGGCGAGGCGATGTTGTCATAGACGCTCATCGCCGGGTAGTTGATGAACTGCTGATAGACCATAGCGACCTTGCGGTCCTGCACGCGCTGGCCGGTGACATCCTGCCCGTGCCAATGCAGCGTGCCGGTGCTGGGCGCATCAAGGCCTGCCATAAGCCGCATCAGCGAGGTCTTGCCCGATGAGGTGGGGCCAAGCAGCACGTTCATGGTGCCTTTTTCCAGCGTCAGGGTCGTGGGGTGGATATGAACCTGCCCCTTTACGACCCGGCTGATGGCTTTCAGTTCCAGCGCCATCCGTCCCCCTTATTCTGCCGCGGGGCTGATGGCCCCGTGGGTTGCCGCGCCTGCCATGAAATCATCCAGTGCGGCGATCTGTTCCTTGGTCATGCGCAGACCAAGCTTTGTGCGCCGCCAGACGATATCTGCGGCGGCGCGGGCGAATTCGTGCTGCATCAGCCAGCGCACCTCGGCCTCGGTCAGGGTGCCGCCGAAATCGCGGCCAAGATCAGCGGCGGAGGTGGCCCCGCGCAGGAGGGTGGCCGCCTCAGACCCGTAGGCGCGGATCAGGCGCGCGGCCCAGTAATCGGATAGGAAGGGGTGGTTGGCCTTGAGCGATGCGGTCAGCGCGGCCACGCCATCATGTGGGAAATCTCCGCCGGGCAAGGCGACGCGGGCGGTCCACGGCCCCTTTGCCTGCGGGAAATAGGGTGTCAGCTTTTCCAAAGCAGACTCGGCCAAGCGGCGATAGGTGGTGATCTTGCCGCCAAAAACATTGAGCAGCGGCGCGCCGTTGCCATCCAGCGACAGAACATAGTCGCGAGTGGCCGCCGTGGCCGATTTCGCGCCATCGTTATAAAGCGGGCGGACGCCGGAATATGTCCAGACGACATCCTTCAGCGTGACGGGCTTGGCGAAATACTGGCTGGCGAAATTCAGCAGGTAATCGCGTTCCGCATCGGAACAGACCGCATCCTTGGGTGCGCCCTTGTGATCCTGATCGGTGGTGCCGATGAGGGTGAAATCCTGTTCATAGGGAATGGCGAAGATGATGCGCCCATCGGTGCCCTGAAAGAAATAGCAGCGGTCATGGTCGTAGAGTTTCTTGGTCACGATGTGCGACCCGCGCACGAGACGGACGCCTTCGGATGAATTGATCCGCGCGACATTGCGGATCACGTCTTCGACCCAAGGGCCGCCTGCATTGACCAGCGCGCGGGCGTGGTGGACCTGCTGGCCATCGGGGCCGTCGGTGGTGATCTCCCACATCTCGCCGGTGCGGTTGGCCGAGATGACGCGGGTGCGCGTCAGGATGGTGGCGCCGCGCTGGGCCGCATCGCGGGCGTTGAGGGAGACGAGCTTGGAATCCTCAACCCAGCAATCGGAGTATTCATAGGCGTGGCGGAACCGCGATTGCAGCGGTTTGCCTGCGGGATCGGTTGTCAAGTCCAGCGTGCGGGTGGAAGGCAGGATCTTACGGCCACCGAGCGTGTCATAGAGGAACAGGCCAAGCCGAATGAGCCATGCAGGGCGGCGCCCCTTCATCCAGGGCATCAGGCGCGACAGGAGGCGACCTGTGGGCGTATCGCCTTCGAACCGCATGTCGGGATGGTAGGGCAGCACGAAACGCATGGGCCACGAGATGTGGGGCATGGCGACAAGCAGGGTTTCGCGTTCCTCCAGCGCCTCGCGCACCAGACGAAATTCGAAATATTCCAGATAGCGCAGGCCGCCGTGGAAAAGCTTGGTCGAAGCTGACGATGTGGCCTGAGCCAGATCGCCCTGTTCGGCAAGCACCACCGACAGGCCGCGACCCGTTGCGTCGCGGGCGATGCCGCATCCGTTGATGCCGCCGCCGATGATGAACAGATCGGCCGTTTCGGGCCTGTTCTTCGGTATCACGCCAGTCTCCTCCCTAGCGGGGGCAGGTTGGAACGAATCTTTGCCATTGGTCAATGCCCATTTTTCGGATTTGCGCGTTTCTTATTGAAGCGAACATTTGCGCGCAAGTGACGTAAGGGAAATGGCTGAATATCAGGGACTTGACCCTGATACGCGCATTTTCGCGCTGCAATGCGGCGTGATTGCCGCGTGCGCGTGCAGAAACTTTTTCGGCTTGATTGCCCGGCTTTCCTTTCCGAAGGTGGGCGATCACGA is a genomic window containing:
- a CDS encoding ABC transporter substrate-binding protein, producing the protein MRLRQTATAMALALIAFGSAPAWADMEAAKAFLDAEIGDQSTLSRADQEAEMQWFIDAAAPFAGMDIKVVSETITTHEYEAKVLAPAFTAITGIKVTHDLIGEGDVVEKLQTQMQSGENIYDAYINDSDLIGTHWRYQQARNLTDWMAGEGAAVTNPNLDLADFIGTKFTTAPDGKLYQLPDQQFANLYWFRYDWFNDQKTKDDFKAKYGYDLGVPLNWSAYEDIAEFFTGRDMSYAGGPATGVFGNMDYGKKDPSLGWRYTDAWMSMAGMGDVGEPNGLPVDEWGIRVNENSQPVGSCVARGGATNDAAAVYAVTKAIDWLQRFTPPEAQGMTFGEAGPVPAQGSIAQQMFWYTAFTADMVKPGLPVMNEDGTPKWRMAPSPHGAYWQDGMKVGYQDVGSWTLMQSTPVDRAQAAWLYAQFVTSKTVDVKKSHVGLTFARESTIQHQSFTDRAPQLGGLVEFYRSPARVQWSPTGTNVPDYPKLAQLWWQNIGDAMSGAKTPQEALDALCEEQEKVLERLERAGVQGDIGPKMNEPQDPQVWIDEPGSPVGPLENEKPQGETISYDELIKSWQQG
- the glpK gene encoding glycerol kinase GlpK is translated as MTHILAIDQGTTSSRAIIFDASLAVKAVAQEEFPQHYPASGWVEHDPSDLWSTVAGTARAVIEKAGISTTDIAAIGITNQRETTLIWDRATGEPIHRAIVWQDRRTADTCTALKDAGHEPMITARTGLLLDPYFSGTKIKWLLDHVPGARARAAKGELAFGTVDTFLIWKLTGGKVHATDATNAARTLIYNIAKGEWDADICALLDIPMSLLPDVRDCAADYGTTRADLFGREIPILGVAGDQQAATVGQACFAPGMMKSTYGTGCFALLNTGADMVPSKNRLLTTIAYRLDGKTTYALEGSIFIAGAVVQWLRDGLKIIREAKETQPLADAADPTQDVILVPAFTGLGAPYWRPDCRGAVYGLTRNSGPAELAKAALESVGYQTRDLLEAMRSDWGAAADGVLRVDGGMTASDWAMQFLSDILGAPVDRPVVTETTALGAAYLAGLKAGLCPAPAEFQKTWALERRFTPAMDAATRDAKYTRWGRAVAATMTV
- a CDS encoding ABC transporter ATP-binding protein, with translation MALELKAISRVVKGQVHIHPTTLTLEKGTMNVLLGPTSSGKTSLMRLMAGLDAPSTGTLHWHGQDVTGQRVQDRKVAMVYQQFINYPAMSVYDNIASPLRLMGKTKAEIDRAVMETADMLKLTPMLTRKPLELSGGQQQRCALARALVKGAGLVLLDEPLANLDYKLREELRAEIPRIFEESGAIFVYATTEPEEALLLGGNTATLWEGRVTQFGPTPTVYRQPADATTARVFSDPPMNFVPCVKEGHRVNFGGHANAPADGPFAALPDGRYTAGFRANHLHLNTHSGQAVEFRCTLGVTEITGSETFLHLTHGSDRWVGLVHGVHDLTAGHEVSVWLDPAHVYIFDAEGRLAAPAAYAAAA
- the glpD gene encoding glycerol-3-phosphate dehydrogenase; its protein translation is MIPKNRPETADLFIIGGGINGCGIARDATGRGLSVVLAEQGDLAQATSSASTKLFHGGLRYLEYFEFRLVREALEERETLLVAMPHISWPMRFVLPYHPDMRFEGDTPTGRLLSRLMPWMKGRRPAWLIRLGLFLYDTLGGRKILPSTRTLDLTTDPAGKPLQSRFRHAYEYSDCWVEDSKLVSLNARDAAQRGATILTRTRVISANRTGEMWEITTDGPDGQQVHHARALVNAGGPWVEDVIRNVARINSSEGVRLVRGSHIVTKKLYDHDRCYFFQGTDGRIIFAIPYEQDFTLIGTTDQDHKGAPKDAVCSDAERDYLLNFASQYFAKPVTLKDVVWTYSGVRPLYNDGAKSATAATRDYVLSLDGNGAPLLNVFGGKITTYRRLAESALEKLTPYFPQAKGPWTARVALPGGDFPHDGVAALTASLKANHPFLSDYWAARLIRAYGSEAATLLRGATSAADLGRDFGGTLTEAEVRWLMQHEFARAAADIVWRRTKLGLRMTKEQIAALDDFMAGAATHGAISPAAE
- a CDS encoding ABC transporter ATP-binding protein — protein: MAQITLKNLAHSYFPNPRGEHDFALKEMDHVWQDGGAYALLGSSGCGKTTLLNIISGLLKPSQGRVLFGDRDVTDSETAERNIAQVFQFPVVYDTMTVRENLAFPLRNRGMDAAYIKARVGQIATMIGMEATLDRKARGLTADAKQKISLGRGMVREDVNAILFDEPLTVIDPHMKWELRTQLKQLHREFGHTMIYVTHDQTEALTFADKVVVMYDGRVVQMGTPEDLFETPAHTFVGYFIGSPGMNLLPADVRGDTAHLQGAAVPLGAAYGPITGRTQIGIRPEYAVLTAGDGLPITIKRVEDVGRHRIIRGEVAGSTVNVIAPEGMAVGAELTHVRFTPDRINVYADDWRVAPLGGAA
- a CDS encoding carbohydrate ABC transporter permease codes for the protein MRLRGSALVMTLYLLFLLIPIYWLVNMSFKTNTEITSTFTLFPADFTIQNYVTILTDPSWYMGYVNSIIYVTMNVVISLTVALPAAYAFSRYSFMGDKHLFFWLLTNRMAPPAVFALPFFQLYSSVGLFDTHIAVALAHCLFNVPLAVWILEGFMRGVPKEIDETAYIDGYSFGHFFVKIFMPLIASGIGVAAFFCFMFSWVELLLSRTLTSVNAKPIAATMTRTVSASGMDWGVLAAAGVLTIVPGALVIYFVRNYIAKGFALGRV
- a CDS encoding DUF2160 domain-containing protein — its product is MTKTRWNTIYLTTFAALAAIFAALLAAVPRTEDGIDWFAPLIEGGWMAWTFPIALFFYCIACLLILFTLLAIRYPETPRRGILRIETTRGDRLFISLLGSAFICVGWLFAFGAPLTGALICCLIYAAAVFRWV
- a CDS encoding sugar ABC transporter permease → MEKTQNNKAWFLVLPVLVVVAFSAIIPLMTVVNYSVNDTFGDNQFFWAGLEWFEEMVTSDRLHGALGRQILFSAIILAIEVPLGIYIALNMPKKGFWASVCLVLMALPLLIPFNVVGTIWQIFGRVDIGLLGHYLAELGIDYNYTNDPIDAWVTVVVMDVWHWTSLVALLCYAGLQSIPEAYYQAARVDQASRWSVFRYIELPKMAGVLLIAVLLRFMDSFMIYTEPFVVTGGGPGNATTFLSIDLVKMAVGQFDLGPAAAFSIMYFLVILLVSWVFYTVMTNLDKEEGK